Proteins from a single region of Bombus vancouverensis nearcticus chromosome 5, iyBomVanc1_principal, whole genome shotgun sequence:
- the dyl gene encoding transmembrane protein dusky-like isoform X3 produces MQREETRMMERTWRSIRKSTLILLLPLLLARVNCEAPLVDSSALPLEHRSVYGAPAQYGPPATHGAEENWPLASPDTPQIKHLQVQCEKTHMRVNIEFDRPFYGMIFSKGFYSDPHCVHLKPGTGHLSATFEIFLNSCGMSSSANHNVAAYGAPTPSGSYVENTIIVQYDPYVQEVWDQARKLRCTWYDFYEKAVTFRPFQVDMLHAVTANFLGDNLQCWMQIQVGKGPWASEVSGIVKIGQTMTMVLAIKDDENKFDMLVRNCVAHDGKRAPIQLVDQYGCVVRPKIMSRFQKIKNFGPSASVVSFAYFQAFKFPDSMNVHFQCVIQVCRYNCPEPKCGHPGLEYGAPATALTQEYGAPVHQNLGAEYGAPPVPEYGVPPAFADPRHPSGPAGAYSEQNADVVPAPQAQTSSSSPSSTPGDATASSSPQSPQDNIHLPPPPLPGHPAGAYQTVKRKGTAGSEELEGNLATLGGRPRSVEGFPAELRGARRRRSADEHLHDDDSSIYRTVTLVSSHVYKRAAQEMTDVNTSRTIQVVAPGDVNFALGTTNSSNDTTVVIQNASASADPETICMSLPGFVGGLVMLLLVVVVASLVAAFLFVRVRAVDRKNIVAGSGFVHAAYAADNCSVPNPEFVKVAN; encoded by the exons AGAGGAGACTCGCATGATGGAGAGGACGTGGCGGAGTATACGGAAATCGACTTTAATCTTGTTGCTGCCTCTGCTTTTAGCC AGGGTAAATTGCGAAGCTCCGCTGGTGGACAGTAGCGCACTGCCTTTAGAACACAGATCGGTTTACGGGGCACCGGCGCAATATGGTCCTCCTGCGACGCACGGCGCCGAGGAAAATTGGCCGCTGGCGTCTCCGGACACACCGCAAATAAAACATTTGCAGGTGCAATGCGAGAAGACGCACATGCGAGTAAACATCGAGTTCGACAGGCCGTTTTACGGAATGATCTTCAGTAAGGGTTTCTACTCGGATCCGCATTGCGTTCACTTGAAGCCAGGCACGGGTCATCTGAGCGCCACCTTCGAGATCTTCTTGAATTCCTGCGGAATGAGTTCTTCCGCTAACCATAACGTGGCGGCTTACGGAGCTCCGACACCTTCCGGTAGTTACGTGGAGAACACTATAATCGTTCAGTACGATCCGTACGTGCAGGAAGTGTGGGATCAAGCGAGGAAGCTGCGCTGCACTTGGTACGATTTCTATGAGAAGGCAGTAACCTTCAGACCCTTCCAAGTGGATATGTTACACGCCGTTACCGCCAACTTCCTCGGCGACAATCTGCAATGCTGGATGCAGATCCAGGTTGGCAAAGGACCATGGGCCAGCGAAGTCTCCGGCATAGTGAAGATAGGGCAAACCATGACCATGGTCTTGGCTATCAAAGACGACGAGAATAAGTTCGACATGTTGGTGAGAAACTGCGTTGCCCACGATGGCAAAAGAGCACCTATTCAGCTGGTAGATCAGTATGGTTGCGTTGTTAGGCCGAAGATCATGTCAAG ATTCCAGAAGATTAAGAACTTCGGTCCGAGCGCCTCTGTCGTCAGCTTCGCTTACTTCCAGGCCTTCAAATTCCCCGATAGCATGAACGTTCATTTTCAATGCGTGATACAAGTTTGTCGTTACAATTGTCCGGAGCCAAAATGTGGACATCCTGGTCTCGAGTACGGTGCTCCTGCCACGGCTCTCACTCAGGAATACGGTGCACCGGTTCATCAGAACCTTGGTGCCGAATATGGAGCGCCACCGGTACCCGAATACGGTGTACCACCGGCGTTTGCCGATCCTCGGCATCCTAGCGGACCGGCTGGAGCTTACAG CGAGCAGAACGCGGATGTAGTACCAGCACCGCAAGCGCAAACCTCATCTTCCTCGCCGAGTTCGACGCCGGGAGATGCGACGGCCAGTAGCTCGCCGCAGAGCCCGCAAGATAACATTCACCTTCCTCCGCCCCCTCTTCCTGGTCATCCAGCCGGGGCCTATCAGACCGTGAAGAGAAAGGGAACCGCCGGTTCCGAGGAGCTCGAGGGTAACCTGGCCACCCTCGGAGGTCGACCGAGGTCGGTCGAAGGTTTTCCAGCCGAGCTTAGAGGTGCCAGAAGGCGAAGATCCGCCGACGAACATTTGCATGACGATGATTCC AGTATCTACCGCACTGTCACCTTAGTCTCGAGCCACGTGTACAAGCGAGCAGCTCAGGAGATGACGGACGTGAACACCTCGAGGACGATTCAGGTGGTCGCGCCAGGCGACGTGAACTTCGCCTTAGGCACAACGAATTCCAGCAACGATACCACGGTCGTTATCCAAAACGCCAGCGCCTCGGCCGATCCCGAGACCATCTGCATGAGTCTGCCTGGTTTCGTCGGTGGTCTCGTGATGCTTCTTCTCGTAGTAGTAGTCGCATCCCTCGTCGCGGCGTTTCTTTTCGTCAGGGTGCGCGCCGTTGACCGGAAAAATATCGTGGCCGGAAGCGGCTTCGTGCACGCGGCGTACGCAGCGGATAACTGCAGCGTGCCGAACCCAGAATTCGTCAAGGTGGCCAACTGA
- the dyl gene encoding transmembrane protein dusky-like isoform X2 gives MIVDIKVPAREETRMMERTWRSIRKSTLILLLPLLLARVNCEAPLVDSSALPLEHRSVYGAPAQYGPPATHGAEENWPLASPDTPQIKHLQVQCEKTHMRVNIEFDRPFYGMIFSKGFYSDPHCVHLKPGTGHLSATFEIFLNSCGMSSSANHNVAAYGAPTPSGSYVENTIIVQYDPYVQEVWDQARKLRCTWYDFYEKAVTFRPFQVDMLHAVTANFLGDNLQCWMQIQVGKGPWASEVSGIVKIGQTMTMVLAIKDDENKFDMLVRNCVAHDGKRAPIQLVDQYGCVVRPKIMSRFQKIKNFGPSASVVSFAYFQAFKFPDSMNVHFQCVIQVCRYNCPEPKCGHPGLEYGAPATALTQEYGAPVHQNLGAEYGAPPVPEYGVPPAFADPRHPSGPAGAYSEQNADVVPAPQAQTSSSSPSSTPGDATASSSPQSPQDNIHLPPPPLPGHPAGAYQTVKRKGTAGSEELEGNLATLGGRPRSVEGFPAELRGARRRRSADEHLHDDDSSIYRTVTLVSSHVYKRAAQEMTDVNTSRTIQVVAPGDVNFALGTTNSSNDTTVVIQNASASADPETICMSLPGFVGGLVMLLLVVVVASLVAAFLFVRVRAVDRKNIVAGSGFVHAAYAADNCSVPNPEFVKVAN, from the exons AGAGGAGACTCGCATGATGGAGAGGACGTGGCGGAGTATACGGAAATCGACTTTAATCTTGTTGCTGCCTCTGCTTTTAGCC AGGGTAAATTGCGAAGCTCCGCTGGTGGACAGTAGCGCACTGCCTTTAGAACACAGATCGGTTTACGGGGCACCGGCGCAATATGGTCCTCCTGCGACGCACGGCGCCGAGGAAAATTGGCCGCTGGCGTCTCCGGACACACCGCAAATAAAACATTTGCAGGTGCAATGCGAGAAGACGCACATGCGAGTAAACATCGAGTTCGACAGGCCGTTTTACGGAATGATCTTCAGTAAGGGTTTCTACTCGGATCCGCATTGCGTTCACTTGAAGCCAGGCACGGGTCATCTGAGCGCCACCTTCGAGATCTTCTTGAATTCCTGCGGAATGAGTTCTTCCGCTAACCATAACGTGGCGGCTTACGGAGCTCCGACACCTTCCGGTAGTTACGTGGAGAACACTATAATCGTTCAGTACGATCCGTACGTGCAGGAAGTGTGGGATCAAGCGAGGAAGCTGCGCTGCACTTGGTACGATTTCTATGAGAAGGCAGTAACCTTCAGACCCTTCCAAGTGGATATGTTACACGCCGTTACCGCCAACTTCCTCGGCGACAATCTGCAATGCTGGATGCAGATCCAGGTTGGCAAAGGACCATGGGCCAGCGAAGTCTCCGGCATAGTGAAGATAGGGCAAACCATGACCATGGTCTTGGCTATCAAAGACGACGAGAATAAGTTCGACATGTTGGTGAGAAACTGCGTTGCCCACGATGGCAAAAGAGCACCTATTCAGCTGGTAGATCAGTATGGTTGCGTTGTTAGGCCGAAGATCATGTCAAG ATTCCAGAAGATTAAGAACTTCGGTCCGAGCGCCTCTGTCGTCAGCTTCGCTTACTTCCAGGCCTTCAAATTCCCCGATAGCATGAACGTTCATTTTCAATGCGTGATACAAGTTTGTCGTTACAATTGTCCGGAGCCAAAATGTGGACATCCTGGTCTCGAGTACGGTGCTCCTGCCACGGCTCTCACTCAGGAATACGGTGCACCGGTTCATCAGAACCTTGGTGCCGAATATGGAGCGCCACCGGTACCCGAATACGGTGTACCACCGGCGTTTGCCGATCCTCGGCATCCTAGCGGACCGGCTGGAGCTTACAG CGAGCAGAACGCGGATGTAGTACCAGCACCGCAAGCGCAAACCTCATCTTCCTCGCCGAGTTCGACGCCGGGAGATGCGACGGCCAGTAGCTCGCCGCAGAGCCCGCAAGATAACATTCACCTTCCTCCGCCCCCTCTTCCTGGTCATCCAGCCGGGGCCTATCAGACCGTGAAGAGAAAGGGAACCGCCGGTTCCGAGGAGCTCGAGGGTAACCTGGCCACCCTCGGAGGTCGACCGAGGTCGGTCGAAGGTTTTCCAGCCGAGCTTAGAGGTGCCAGAAGGCGAAGATCCGCCGACGAACATTTGCATGACGATGATTCC AGTATCTACCGCACTGTCACCTTAGTCTCGAGCCACGTGTACAAGCGAGCAGCTCAGGAGATGACGGACGTGAACACCTCGAGGACGATTCAGGTGGTCGCGCCAGGCGACGTGAACTTCGCCTTAGGCACAACGAATTCCAGCAACGATACCACGGTCGTTATCCAAAACGCCAGCGCCTCGGCCGATCCCGAGACCATCTGCATGAGTCTGCCTGGTTTCGTCGGTGGTCTCGTGATGCTTCTTCTCGTAGTAGTAGTCGCATCCCTCGTCGCGGCGTTTCTTTTCGTCAGGGTGCGCGCCGTTGACCGGAAAAATATCGTGGCCGGAAGCGGCTTCGTGCACGCGGCGTACGCAGCGGATAACTGCAGCGTGCCGAACCCAGAATTCGTCAAGGTGGCCAACTGA
- the dyl gene encoding transmembrane protein dusky-like isoform X1 → MAAVCILILTLVLFSCLLVIVEHVLARYLATAKGTIADGTFGYDMAAGHANQPRREETRMMERTWRSIRKSTLILLLPLLLARVNCEAPLVDSSALPLEHRSVYGAPAQYGPPATHGAEENWPLASPDTPQIKHLQVQCEKTHMRVNIEFDRPFYGMIFSKGFYSDPHCVHLKPGTGHLSATFEIFLNSCGMSSSANHNVAAYGAPTPSGSYVENTIIVQYDPYVQEVWDQARKLRCTWYDFYEKAVTFRPFQVDMLHAVTANFLGDNLQCWMQIQVGKGPWASEVSGIVKIGQTMTMVLAIKDDENKFDMLVRNCVAHDGKRAPIQLVDQYGCVVRPKIMSRFQKIKNFGPSASVVSFAYFQAFKFPDSMNVHFQCVIQVCRYNCPEPKCGHPGLEYGAPATALTQEYGAPVHQNLGAEYGAPPVPEYGVPPAFADPRHPSGPAGAYSEQNADVVPAPQAQTSSSSPSSTPGDATASSSPQSPQDNIHLPPPPLPGHPAGAYQTVKRKGTAGSEELEGNLATLGGRPRSVEGFPAELRGARRRRSADEHLHDDDSSIYRTVTLVSSHVYKRAAQEMTDVNTSRTIQVVAPGDVNFALGTTNSSNDTTVVIQNASASADPETICMSLPGFVGGLVMLLLVVVVASLVAAFLFVRVRAVDRKNIVAGSGFVHAAYAADNCSVPNPEFVKVAN, encoded by the exons AGAGGAGACTCGCATGATGGAGAGGACGTGGCGGAGTATACGGAAATCGACTTTAATCTTGTTGCTGCCTCTGCTTTTAGCC AGGGTAAATTGCGAAGCTCCGCTGGTGGACAGTAGCGCACTGCCTTTAGAACACAGATCGGTTTACGGGGCACCGGCGCAATATGGTCCTCCTGCGACGCACGGCGCCGAGGAAAATTGGCCGCTGGCGTCTCCGGACACACCGCAAATAAAACATTTGCAGGTGCAATGCGAGAAGACGCACATGCGAGTAAACATCGAGTTCGACAGGCCGTTTTACGGAATGATCTTCAGTAAGGGTTTCTACTCGGATCCGCATTGCGTTCACTTGAAGCCAGGCACGGGTCATCTGAGCGCCACCTTCGAGATCTTCTTGAATTCCTGCGGAATGAGTTCTTCCGCTAACCATAACGTGGCGGCTTACGGAGCTCCGACACCTTCCGGTAGTTACGTGGAGAACACTATAATCGTTCAGTACGATCCGTACGTGCAGGAAGTGTGGGATCAAGCGAGGAAGCTGCGCTGCACTTGGTACGATTTCTATGAGAAGGCAGTAACCTTCAGACCCTTCCAAGTGGATATGTTACACGCCGTTACCGCCAACTTCCTCGGCGACAATCTGCAATGCTGGATGCAGATCCAGGTTGGCAAAGGACCATGGGCCAGCGAAGTCTCCGGCATAGTGAAGATAGGGCAAACCATGACCATGGTCTTGGCTATCAAAGACGACGAGAATAAGTTCGACATGTTGGTGAGAAACTGCGTTGCCCACGATGGCAAAAGAGCACCTATTCAGCTGGTAGATCAGTATGGTTGCGTTGTTAGGCCGAAGATCATGTCAAG ATTCCAGAAGATTAAGAACTTCGGTCCGAGCGCCTCTGTCGTCAGCTTCGCTTACTTCCAGGCCTTCAAATTCCCCGATAGCATGAACGTTCATTTTCAATGCGTGATACAAGTTTGTCGTTACAATTGTCCGGAGCCAAAATGTGGACATCCTGGTCTCGAGTACGGTGCTCCTGCCACGGCTCTCACTCAGGAATACGGTGCACCGGTTCATCAGAACCTTGGTGCCGAATATGGAGCGCCACCGGTACCCGAATACGGTGTACCACCGGCGTTTGCCGATCCTCGGCATCCTAGCGGACCGGCTGGAGCTTACAG CGAGCAGAACGCGGATGTAGTACCAGCACCGCAAGCGCAAACCTCATCTTCCTCGCCGAGTTCGACGCCGGGAGATGCGACGGCCAGTAGCTCGCCGCAGAGCCCGCAAGATAACATTCACCTTCCTCCGCCCCCTCTTCCTGGTCATCCAGCCGGGGCCTATCAGACCGTGAAGAGAAAGGGAACCGCCGGTTCCGAGGAGCTCGAGGGTAACCTGGCCACCCTCGGAGGTCGACCGAGGTCGGTCGAAGGTTTTCCAGCCGAGCTTAGAGGTGCCAGAAGGCGAAGATCCGCCGACGAACATTTGCATGACGATGATTCC AGTATCTACCGCACTGTCACCTTAGTCTCGAGCCACGTGTACAAGCGAGCAGCTCAGGAGATGACGGACGTGAACACCTCGAGGACGATTCAGGTGGTCGCGCCAGGCGACGTGAACTTCGCCTTAGGCACAACGAATTCCAGCAACGATACCACGGTCGTTATCCAAAACGCCAGCGCCTCGGCCGATCCCGAGACCATCTGCATGAGTCTGCCTGGTTTCGTCGGTGGTCTCGTGATGCTTCTTCTCGTAGTAGTAGTCGCATCCCTCGTCGCGGCGTTTCTTTTCGTCAGGGTGCGCGCCGTTGACCGGAAAAATATCGTGGCCGGAAGCGGCTTCGTGCACGCGGCGTACGCAGCGGATAACTGCAGCGTGCCGAACCCAGAATTCGTCAAGGTGGCCAACTGA
- the dyl gene encoding transmembrane protein dusky-like isoform X4: protein MMERTWRSIRKSTLILLLPLLLARVNCEAPLVDSSALPLEHRSVYGAPAQYGPPATHGAEENWPLASPDTPQIKHLQVQCEKTHMRVNIEFDRPFYGMIFSKGFYSDPHCVHLKPGTGHLSATFEIFLNSCGMSSSANHNVAAYGAPTPSGSYVENTIIVQYDPYVQEVWDQARKLRCTWYDFYEKAVTFRPFQVDMLHAVTANFLGDNLQCWMQIQVGKGPWASEVSGIVKIGQTMTMVLAIKDDENKFDMLVRNCVAHDGKRAPIQLVDQYGCVVRPKIMSRFQKIKNFGPSASVVSFAYFQAFKFPDSMNVHFQCVIQVCRYNCPEPKCGHPGLEYGAPATALTQEYGAPVHQNLGAEYGAPPVPEYGVPPAFADPRHPSGPAGAYSEQNADVVPAPQAQTSSSSPSSTPGDATASSSPQSPQDNIHLPPPPLPGHPAGAYQTVKRKGTAGSEELEGNLATLGGRPRSVEGFPAELRGARRRRSADEHLHDDDSSIYRTVTLVSSHVYKRAAQEMTDVNTSRTIQVVAPGDVNFALGTTNSSNDTTVVIQNASASADPETICMSLPGFVGGLVMLLLVVVVASLVAAFLFVRVRAVDRKNIVAGSGFVHAAYAADNCSVPNPEFVKVAN from the exons ATGATGGAGAGGACGTGGCGGAGTATACGGAAATCGACTTTAATCTTGTTGCTGCCTCTGCTTTTAGCC AGGGTAAATTGCGAAGCTCCGCTGGTGGACAGTAGCGCACTGCCTTTAGAACACAGATCGGTTTACGGGGCACCGGCGCAATATGGTCCTCCTGCGACGCACGGCGCCGAGGAAAATTGGCCGCTGGCGTCTCCGGACACACCGCAAATAAAACATTTGCAGGTGCAATGCGAGAAGACGCACATGCGAGTAAACATCGAGTTCGACAGGCCGTTTTACGGAATGATCTTCAGTAAGGGTTTCTACTCGGATCCGCATTGCGTTCACTTGAAGCCAGGCACGGGTCATCTGAGCGCCACCTTCGAGATCTTCTTGAATTCCTGCGGAATGAGTTCTTCCGCTAACCATAACGTGGCGGCTTACGGAGCTCCGACACCTTCCGGTAGTTACGTGGAGAACACTATAATCGTTCAGTACGATCCGTACGTGCAGGAAGTGTGGGATCAAGCGAGGAAGCTGCGCTGCACTTGGTACGATTTCTATGAGAAGGCAGTAACCTTCAGACCCTTCCAAGTGGATATGTTACACGCCGTTACCGCCAACTTCCTCGGCGACAATCTGCAATGCTGGATGCAGATCCAGGTTGGCAAAGGACCATGGGCCAGCGAAGTCTCCGGCATAGTGAAGATAGGGCAAACCATGACCATGGTCTTGGCTATCAAAGACGACGAGAATAAGTTCGACATGTTGGTGAGAAACTGCGTTGCCCACGATGGCAAAAGAGCACCTATTCAGCTGGTAGATCAGTATGGTTGCGTTGTTAGGCCGAAGATCATGTCAAG ATTCCAGAAGATTAAGAACTTCGGTCCGAGCGCCTCTGTCGTCAGCTTCGCTTACTTCCAGGCCTTCAAATTCCCCGATAGCATGAACGTTCATTTTCAATGCGTGATACAAGTTTGTCGTTACAATTGTCCGGAGCCAAAATGTGGACATCCTGGTCTCGAGTACGGTGCTCCTGCCACGGCTCTCACTCAGGAATACGGTGCACCGGTTCATCAGAACCTTGGTGCCGAATATGGAGCGCCACCGGTACCCGAATACGGTGTACCACCGGCGTTTGCCGATCCTCGGCATCCTAGCGGACCGGCTGGAGCTTACAG CGAGCAGAACGCGGATGTAGTACCAGCACCGCAAGCGCAAACCTCATCTTCCTCGCCGAGTTCGACGCCGGGAGATGCGACGGCCAGTAGCTCGCCGCAGAGCCCGCAAGATAACATTCACCTTCCTCCGCCCCCTCTTCCTGGTCATCCAGCCGGGGCCTATCAGACCGTGAAGAGAAAGGGAACCGCCGGTTCCGAGGAGCTCGAGGGTAACCTGGCCACCCTCGGAGGTCGACCGAGGTCGGTCGAAGGTTTTCCAGCCGAGCTTAGAGGTGCCAGAAGGCGAAGATCCGCCGACGAACATTTGCATGACGATGATTCC AGTATCTACCGCACTGTCACCTTAGTCTCGAGCCACGTGTACAAGCGAGCAGCTCAGGAGATGACGGACGTGAACACCTCGAGGACGATTCAGGTGGTCGCGCCAGGCGACGTGAACTTCGCCTTAGGCACAACGAATTCCAGCAACGATACCACGGTCGTTATCCAAAACGCCAGCGCCTCGGCCGATCCCGAGACCATCTGCATGAGTCTGCCTGGTTTCGTCGGTGGTCTCGTGATGCTTCTTCTCGTAGTAGTAGTCGCATCCCTCGTCGCGGCGTTTCTTTTCGTCAGGGTGCGCGCCGTTGACCGGAAAAATATCGTGGCCGGAAGCGGCTTCGTGCACGCGGCGTACGCAGCGGATAACTGCAGCGTGCCGAACCCAGAATTCGTCAAGGTGGCCAACTGA